The sequence AGTGAAGCCAGTTGGGAGGTGACCCTGAGTCCGGCGGGACACCGGGAGATCACCGCCACTGAAGTGGTGCATCGATGGCAGTCTCAGACCCAGTCCCTGCCTGGTATCCTGGAGGTGGAGTATGACGTGGACAGCGGAGGATCCCCGCTGGGGCGACCGGTGGATCTGCAGGTCGCCGGCGGCAGTGATCAGGCTCGTCAGGCGAAGGCCGATGCCATAGTCCACTGGCTGGCGCAGCAGCCTGGGGTGATTGCCCCCCACCAGTCCAGGGCCGATGAGGTCGCCCAGCTCCGCGCAGACCCTGTTTATCCCTGGATGGTGCGTTACGGGGTGGATGCTCAGACCCTGGGGCGGACCTTGCGCCTGGCCATCGAAGGGGAGCGGGTCTCCAGGGTGTTCAAAGAGGATGAGGAACAGTTCTACCGGGTGGTCCTGGAGCCCAATGACCGCGAGGTCAATGAGCTGAGGCACCTGTTGGTGCGAGGCCAGGGGGGCGACCTGGTTTCCCTGGACCGGCTGGTCAGGTGGCACAGTGCCAGCAGAGAAGAGGTGATCAATCATTACAACGGTGAGCGTGCGCTGAGGGTGTCGGCCAGCCTGGACAGCAGTGTCACCGACCCGATATCAGTGGAGGCTGAATTGATGAAGGCCATGGCGGGCGAGGGGGATCCCGCAGTGTCCATTCACAGTGCCGGCCAGGCCAGGGAGACCCGGGAGTCGATGACCGGCCTGGCCGTGGCGATGGCCCTGGCGCTGCTGGCCATCGCCATGTTGATGGCATTGTTGTTTGACAGGCTGGGCGAGGTCCTGGTTGGACTGGCGGTGGTGCCAACGGCGGTAGCGGCGGCATTGCTGGTGCTCTGGCTCCATGGCAAGCCATTGAGTTTCTTTGCCGTAGTGGGGATCATCGGCATGACCGGGGTGGTGGTCAATAACGCCCTGGTGTTGCTCTATCACTACCATGGTCTGCAGTTTAGCGATGACAAACATACCCGGCGCAGACAGTTGGTGGAGGGGGCCGTGACTCGGGTCAGACCGATGCTGGTAACCACATTGACCACGGTGGCGGGACTGTTGCCCCTGGCTTACGGGTTGGGTGGCTACGACAACCTGATCTCACCCATCGCCCTGGTGATTGGCTGGGGGGTATTGCTGTCGGCGCCTCTGGTGTTGCTGCTGGTGCCTGCGGGCTACAAGCTGCTGCTTGAGCGCCGAGACTAGGGCGTTTTGCTCACTCTAGATACCCATTTATTTTGGGCACAATGTCGACACATCGAGGCCTTAGCGGCCGGATGTTGGCGCAAAAATACTCAGCAAAGGTTAACACGCCCTTGTAGAAGACGCGGCCTTGGGGCCGCGTCATTTTTTCAATCTGAAGCAATGGCTTCCTGTGTGCTGGCTATACTCAAACCAGGGTCAATTCTCACTTCATCCTGGAGCCTTTGCCATGCCCGCTCGCCTCACTCTGCTCTCTGGTCTTCTCCTTGCCTTTCCTGTGTGCGCCGCAGACCCGCTTACCTTGCCAGACATGCCCGGCTGGAGTGGCTACCTGGGTGCCGGGGTGGTCTATTACGACGTCAGCTCCAATTTTATTACCGGCAACCGCTTTGTCGACTTGAACAACGAACAGAGCCAGGGCCTGGATAGGGCGCCTCGCTCCGATTCGGTCACCTCACCGGATATTCTGCTGGATCTGCGCTACACCTTCGAGGGACTGAAAACCCAGTTCTTCGTGGGGAACCTGGTGCAGGATATGGTTCGGCTGGACCTGACTCATCAGATTGGGATACGTCACAGCCTGGATGACTGGGGCATCCTCTCCGCCGGTTATGTGATCTCTGCTCTGCCCACTGAAGTGTGGGAGGACCCCTTTCTCGATGAGGGCAAACGCACCAGAACGGATCGGGACTCGCAGGGCGTCCGGCTGGGGTGGAGTGCCATCGCCGGGTCCACCCTGGGGCTGAGCTACACCTACCGCCGCATCGATGTCGACAACGACCGGGCCGGCGAAGAGCTGCGCATCAACGGCGAACTGACCATGGAGGAGCAGGCTCAGCTGCGCCGCGACGGCGATCATCATCGGCTGGAGTTCAATGCCCTGTGGCAGCTCAGTGATAACCAGAGCCTGATCCCCGCCCTGCTGTTCACCCAGCGCAGCATCGATGGCCAGGCCAATGAGGGGCAGACTAAGGGGATGCAACTGACCTATCTGTATGAAGGCGCCAACTACAGTGCCGCGGTGACTGGCTACTACGGCGACCGGGATTACGACGCGGTCAATCCGGTGTTCGATGAGCCGCCGGATGCCGATGAGTATGGTGTGGGAGCCAACCTGTTCTGGCATAAGCCTATGGGGTTGAATCATTGGGATATTAGATTGGGATTGCTCTATTTTGAATCCGATGCGAGAGTAGAGTTCTACGACTCTGATCTTTTCGGTACCAGTCTGACACTCTTGTACCGATTCCGCTGAGGGCCGGCATGGAAGTAATGGTACGACTCTGTCTGATGATTCTCTGTGTCTGGCTGCCGTCCGCGTATGCGGTGCCAGAAACCAATGGCCGGGTGGCCCTGACCATGGCCGAACGTGCCTGGTTGGCGCAAAACCCCGTGGTGACCGTGGCGGTGGAGGACTGGCCTCCCATCGCCTTTGAACAATCCAATGGCCAGGCTGGCGGGCTGTCCGCCGGCTTTCTCGACCTCATCGCCAAGCGAACCGGGTTGAGGTTTCGTTATGAAGCCCGGCCCTGGCTGGCGATCCTCCAGGGGGTGAAAGATGAGGAGCTGGACATCATTCCGGCGCTGTTTCACCTGCCTGAACGCGAGACCTACGGCATCTTCACCCAGTCCTACTTTTCGGTGAAGGAGTTCCTCTATGTGAAGTCCAGTAACA is a genomic window of Ferrimonas sp. YFM containing:
- a CDS encoding DUF2860 family protein, with amino-acid sequence MPARLTLLSGLLLAFPVCAADPLTLPDMPGWSGYLGAGVVYYDVSSNFITGNRFVDLNNEQSQGLDRAPRSDSVTSPDILLDLRYTFEGLKTQFFVGNLVQDMVRLDLTHQIGIRHSLDDWGILSAGYVISALPTEVWEDPFLDEGKRTRTDRDSQGVRLGWSAIAGSTLGLSYTYRRIDVDNDRAGEELRINGELTMEEQAQLRRDGDHHRLEFNALWQLSDNQSLIPALLFTQRSIDGQANEGQTKGMQLTYLYEGANYSAAVTGYYGDRDYDAVNPVFDEPPDADEYGVGANLFWHKPMGLNHWDIRLGLLYFESDARVEFYDSDLFGTSLTLLYRFR